From the genome of Bacillus sp. 2205SS5-2:
GAAAAATAAATGGTTCGGTCCCCATGCTCGTTTAACAATCGGGCAAATTACAGTACTTCGCTTAATTCCATTCGTACATTTTCAACTACTCAATCTTTGTTTATTGGAACGAAAAAAAACCTTTAAAAAATTTATTAAAAGCTCGTTTTTAACTAACCTCCCTTTGGCCTTTTTTTATACCGTCTTTGGTCAGTTTATTGCAGAATTTACACCAGGCATGGTCATCTTAATCCTGCTGGGGATTAGTGTATTATTTTATGTTTTGAGAGAAAAGGTCACGGTGATGAAGTGGAAGGAATTTTTCCCTGTTAAATCATCCTAATTCCGTAAAAGTCATTCTCAAAAAGAGAGTGGCTTATTTTCGGTTGAAATGCACTTTCTGTTATAATTTCAAAAGACAGATGTAAAAAGGAAGGGAGCTACAAATGAATATTCAGACGTTGTTTAATATGCAGAAGGAGTTGGATTCATACATAGAAGAAAATAAAGGGGTGGCGGATGAGGATTTGTTTTCACGGAAACTATTAGCGCTGCTCGTTGAAATAGGAGAATTGGCAAATGAAACGAGATGCTTTAAATTTTGGAGTAATAAATCGCCATCTGCTAAATCTATGATCTTAGAAGAATTTGTCGATGGGGTACATTTTATTCTGTCTCTTGGTCTTGAAGTTGGGGTTGAGAACTCTTCAATTCAAGCACATGGAAAGGAAAGGGACCTCACTCGTCAGTTTTTAGTCGTCATGGAGATAGCGCATAAATTTGGTCACTCACGATCGAAAAAAGATTTTCAAGACTTTATCGATCAGTATTTTTATCTTGGTCGATTAATAGGCTTCTCAGAAGAGGAAATCGTTCAAGCCTATTACCAAAAGAATGAAGTAAATTATCGAAGACAACAAGAGGGGTACTAGTTCTATTGGTTAGGATTTTGATCACATTATTGCCGTTGTATTAAATCGAAAAGTATTCGGCGGATATGTACGTCTTTTGGATTGTTTTTGATGTGAATCACCTGCAAAATGAAGGAATCCATCAATAGTTAGATTAAATAGAAACAAAGCTTAGAAAAAGTCCTTTTTGATTGATTGAAATAGTTCGAGTATAATAAAATGTAATGGCTCGAAATGAACTGATACATATAGAGAAGCAAGAATATATTTTGAAAGGGGTCTTATCTTGACGAAAAAACTAGACGAAACATTATCAATGCTAAAAGAATTAACCGATGCAAAAGGGGTTCCTGGAAACGAAAGAGAAGTACGACAGGTGATGAGAAAATACATCGAACCATTTGCAGATGAAATGATGACCGATGGGTTGGGGAGCTTAATAGCGAAAAAGATTGGTGATGAAAACGGTCCAAAAATCATGATTGCTGGCCACTTGGATGAAGTGGGCTTTATGGTCACTCGCGTCGATGACAAAGGATTTTTGCGCTTTCAAACACTAGGCGGTTGGTGGTCTCAAGTCATGCTTGCTCAACGTGTAACGATCGTAACAAGCAAAGGAGACGTTACAGGTGTGATTGGCTCAAAACCGCCGCATATTCTTCCGCTTGAAGCACGCAAAAAAGCCGTGGATATTAAAGATATGTTTATTGATATTGGTGCCTCAAGCAAGGAGGAAGCCACAGAATGGGGCATTCGTCCAGGAGATATGGTCGTTCCATATTTTGAATTCACCGTAATGAACAATGAAAAAATGTTGCTTGCCAAAGCATGGGATAACCGAATAGGCTGTGCCATTGCGATAGATGTATTAAAGAATTTACAAGGAACTGATCATCCGAATATTGTCTATGGTGTTGGAACAGTACAAGAAGAGGTTGCTCTTCGAGGGGCTCGAACCTCTGCGTCTGTCATTAAACCAGATATCGGATTTGCTGTAGATGTAGGTATCGCAGGAGATACACCAGGTATTTCAGCGAAGGATGCTCCTTGTAAAATGGGCGAAGGTCCGCAAATCATTCTCTATGATGCATCAATGATTTCTCACAAAGGGCTACGTGACTTTGTGACAAATACGGCAGACGATATGGAAATTCCGTATCAATTTGATTCGATTCCTGGTGGTGGAACAGATTCAGGAGCGATTCATTTGACCGCAAATGGAGTACCAGCATTAACCATTACCATTGCCACAAGGTATATTCATTCGCATGCGGCAATGCTACACAGAGATGATTACGAGAATACGGTGAAGCTTATTACCGAGATCATTAAGCGTCTAGATAAAGATACTGTGGCGAAGATAACGTTTGATTGAAAGAAAAAGCGCTTAGGCTAATAATTATGCCTAAGCGTTTTTCATTATTTCAAGCTGTCTTCAAGTTTTTCTAAAATGACGGTCTGTTCTTGAGGCGAGGCATTTTGCCAATACACTTCAAATAGAACACCTAAACCAGGCAACATTTTTTCTTCTCCGCTTTGAATGGCGTCCACGATCGTATCTTTAAACTCATCTTGGGAATTTCCCGACACATTGTGAATAATGGCATTTCGAAGATTTAGACCCATTGAATGTCTCTCCTTTAATTGTAATCAATACTAGCATTTGTTTCTGTTCATTTATTATGTATGAAAGTTCATGTATAATATAAAAATCGAAGAATTTCTAGGGAGCGATCGGTTTGAACGTTGTGGAATCAATCAAAAATCCAAAAGTGAAACAATGGAGAAAACTATTAACAAGAAAAGAACGTGACAAAACAGGCATGTTTATTGTTGAAGGTTTTCATTTAGTGGAAGAGGCTTTAAAAGAACGAGATACGGTTATGGAAGTCATGATTAGTGAGGAAGTTGAAATACCAACCTCCTGGAATATAAATAATAAGCAGATGACTAGGTTGACTCATGAGGTAACAAAAGCTCTTTCTGATACCGAAAGTCCTCAAGGAGTTTTTGCGATATGCTACCAAACAAATTCGGGTGAACATCTTCGCGGAACCTCATTTTTATTAATTGATTCTGTACAAGACCCAGGCAATTTAGGTACGATGATACGAACAGCGGATGCAGCTGGAATGGACGCTGTAATTTTAGGAACTGGAACCGTTGATGCGTATAATCCAAAGGTCCTTCGTTCTGCACAGGGTAGTCATTTTCATATTCCGATTTATCGACAAGATTTAGGCCGTACCATCGACGTGTTAAAAGAAAAAGAAGTCTCAATCTATGGGACAGCACTTGAAAATGGCGTTAATTTTTCAACTGTAGAAATGAATAGTTCTTTTGCTATACTAATGGGGAACGAAGGAAGTGGTGTTTCTAGAGAGTTGTTAGCAAAAACAGACGAAAATCTGTATATCCCAATTTACGGAAAAAGTGAATCTTTAAATGTTGCCGTAGCCGCAGGGATATTGATGTACAGCGGAAAAGCTCGACAGTGAGCACACTTTGCTGATAATAAGTCAGGGGAAAAATAGTTAGAAACTTGAAATCTATTCGAGAACTATACTATAATAGACACCATATGATAAATTACATATCACAAAAACCATGATAGAGAAAAGTAGCTTGTCACCTTTTTTACTAGGGAAAAATGCCTTGACTGAAAGCATTTTATGAAAGAACAAGTGAAGTTCACCTCTGGAGTTGACGTCAGGACCATTCCTTTGAATGTAAAGACGATCCGGATAAATATCCGTTATTTCAATGAAGCTAGCATGTTTTTTGTGCTCAGTAGGGTGGTACCGCGAATGTAACCTCGTCCCTTCTTCAGGGATGGGGTTTTTTATTTGTCTTTAAAGACCACAGAGGTTCAAAAGCGAGCGCGTTTCGAAAAAAAGGAGGAATTAAAATGGAGTCAAGATTAAAGGAACTTCAAGAAGAAGCTCTTACACAAATAGAGCAAGCAACAGATTTAAAGCAATTAAATGATGTGCGGGTTGCGTATCTGGGGAAGAAAGGACCTATCACTGAAGTACTAAGAGGGATGGGTAAATTATCAGCAGAAGAACGTCCCAAAATGGGTGCGTTGGCAAACGAAGTACGTGCCGTCATCGGTGATGCTATTGAAGTGAAGCAAAGTAATATGGAAAAAGAAGCGGTGGAAAAACAATTAGCCTCTGAAACCATCGATGTAACACTTCCAGGAAGTCCAGTACAAGCGGGCAATCACCATCCTTTAACGAGAATCATTGAAGAAATTGAAGATCTTTTCATCGGTATGGGCTATCAAATAGCAGAGGGACCAGAAGTTGAAAAAGATTATTACAATTTTGAGGCTTTAAACTTACCTAAAGGCCATCCAGCTCGAGATATGCAGGATTCTTTCTATATTACAGAGGAAATTTTGTTGCGAACACACACATCTCCTGTTCAAGCAAGAACGATGGAAATGCATAAAGGGGAAGGACCTGTCAAAATCATTTGTCCAGGCAAAGTGTATCGCCGTGATTCGGATGATGCAACTCATTCTCATCAATTTATGCAAATTGAAGGGCTTGTCATTGATGAAAATATCTCTATGAGTGATTTAAAAGGGACACTTCAAGTGTTTGCAAAAAAACTCTTTGGTGAAGAGCGCGAAATTCGTCTTCGTCCAAGCTTTTTCCCGTTCACAGAACCATCAGTGGAAATGGATATTTCTTGTAAAATATGTGATGGCGAGGGCTGTTCAGTATGTAAGAAAACAGGCTGGATTGAGATTCTAGGTGCCGGTATGGTACATCCAAATGTATTGGAAATGGCCGGATTCGATTCAAAGAAATACACTGGTTTTGCATTCGGAATGGGACCAGAGCGGATTGCGATGCTGAAATATGGCGTAGATGATATTCGTCATTTTTATGCGAATGATATTCGATTCTTAACACAATTTCATGAACACGAGTAAAACTAAAGGAGGGTATACACATGTTTGTTTCATATAATTGGTTACAAGAGTACGTGGATTTATCAGGAGTAACGCCAGAAGAGCTAGCGGAAAAAATCACCCGGAGCGGTATTGAAGTAGAAGGCGTAGAGAAGAAAAATGAAGGTATCACGGGAGTCGTTGTCGGTCATGTACTTGAGCGTGAGCAGCATCCAGATGCCGATAAATTAAGTAAATGTCTAGTCGATATAGGTGCAGAAGAACCGGTTCAAATTATTTGTGGTGCGCCCAATGTAGCTCAAGGACAAAAAGTTCCAGTTGCAACGGTTGGAGCGGTCTTACCAGGCAACTTCAAAATTAAGAAAGCAAAGCTACGAGGTGAGGCTTCTCACGGAATGATTTGTTCATTAAAAGAGCTTGGCATCGATAGCAAACTAGTTGCGAAAGAATACAGTGAAGGCATATTTGTTTTCCCGCAAGATGCAGAGGTAGGAAAAGATGCTTTGGAAACACTACATTTAGACGATGCCATTTTAGAATTAGGCTTAACACCTAATCGTTCAGATTGTTTAAGTATGCTTGGCGTAGCTTATGAGGTTGCAGCCATCCTTGGAACAGACGTAAAGCTTCCTAGTACAGAAGTACCTTCTGGATCTGAGGAAGTAGCAGATTATATTTCGATTAAAGTGGAAGCACCGCAAGATAACCCATTGTATGTAGCGAAAGTGATTAAGAATGTCAAAATCGCACCATCCCCACTTTGGTTGCAAATTCGCTTAATGGCAGCAGGAATTCGTCCACATAATAATGTAGTCGATATTACCAATTTTGTGCTACTTGAATATGGTCAGCCATTACATGCATTTGATTACGATAATTTTGGCAGTAAAGAAATTCTAATTCGAAAAGCACAGAATGGCGAAGAAATCGTGACCTTGGACGATGCAAAGCGTACTTTAACGGATGCTCACCTTGTGATTACCAATGGAAATATGCCAGTAGCTCTAGCAGGTGTGATGGGTGGAGCAAGTTCTGAAGTAGGAAACGATACTACAACGGTTTTACTGGAGTCCGCCTATTTTGCACCCCAAGCGGTTCGTCAAGCGTCAAAGGATCACGGTTTACGAAGCGAGGCAAGCGCTCGCTTTGAAAAAGGAGTCGATCCAAATCGTGTGAAAGCAGCCGCAGAAAGAGCAGCTAAACTTCTGGTTGAATATGCAGGTGGAGAAGTCCTAGAAGGATCTGTTGTTTTTGATGAAATATCGATAGAACCAGCGACCGTAACGATTACGTTAGAAAAAATTAATTCTTCACTTGGAACAGCGATAACAGCAGAAGAAGTGAAAGAAATTTTT
Proteins encoded in this window:
- the sspI gene encoding small acid-soluble spore protein SspI encodes the protein MGLNLRNAIIHNVSGNSQDEFKDTIVDAIQSGEEKMLPGLGVLFEVYWQNASPQEQTVILEKLEDSLK
- a CDS encoding TrmH family RNA methyltransferase, whose translation is MNVVESIKNPKVKQWRKLLTRKERDKTGMFIVEGFHLVEEALKERDTVMEVMISEEVEIPTSWNINNKQMTRLTHEVTKALSDTESPQGVFAICYQTNSGEHLRGTSFLLIDSVQDPGNLGTMIRTADAAGMDAVILGTGTVDAYNPKVLRSAQGSHFHIPIYRQDLGRTIDVLKEKEVSIYGTALENGVNFSTVEMNSSFAILMGNEGSGVSRELLAKTDENLYIPIYGKSESLNVAVAAGILMYSGKARQ
- a CDS encoding dUTP diphosphatase, which gives rise to MNIQTLFNMQKELDSYIEENKGVADEDLFSRKLLALLVEIGELANETRCFKFWSNKSPSAKSMILEEFVDGVHFILSLGLEVGVENSSIQAHGKERDLTRQFLVVMEIAHKFGHSRSKKDFQDFIDQYFYLGRLIGFSEEEIVQAYYQKNEVNYRRQQEGY
- the pheS gene encoding phenylalanine--tRNA ligase subunit alpha; the protein is MESRLKELQEEALTQIEQATDLKQLNDVRVAYLGKKGPITEVLRGMGKLSAEERPKMGALANEVRAVIGDAIEVKQSNMEKEAVEKQLASETIDVTLPGSPVQAGNHHPLTRIIEEIEDLFIGMGYQIAEGPEVEKDYYNFEALNLPKGHPARDMQDSFYITEEILLRTHTSPVQARTMEMHKGEGPVKIICPGKVYRRDSDDATHSHQFMQIEGLVIDENISMSDLKGTLQVFAKKLFGEEREIRLRPSFFPFTEPSVEMDISCKICDGEGCSVCKKTGWIEILGAGMVHPNVLEMAGFDSKKYTGFAFGMGPERIAMLKYGVDDIRHFYANDIRFLTQFHEHE
- a CDS encoding TVP38/TMEM64 family protein produces the protein MNSEMLLLFSFVENWGVLAPLAFILFHVLRQFLFLPVILVCMAGGVLFGSLLGTIYSLVGLTLLSSLFFIGIHKFPRFYEKLLNMKNKWFGPHARLTIGQITVLRLIPFVHFQLLNLCLLERKKTFKKFIKSSFLTNLPLAFFYTVFGQFIAEFTPGMVILILLGISVLFYVLREKVTVMKWKEFFPVKSS
- the pheT gene encoding phenylalanine--tRNA ligase subunit beta, yielding MFVSYNWLQEYVDLSGVTPEELAEKITRSGIEVEGVEKKNEGITGVVVGHVLEREQHPDADKLSKCLVDIGAEEPVQIICGAPNVAQGQKVPVATVGAVLPGNFKIKKAKLRGEASHGMICSLKELGIDSKLVAKEYSEGIFVFPQDAEVGKDALETLHLDDAILELGLTPNRSDCLSMLGVAYEVAAILGTDVKLPSTEVPSGSEEVADYISIKVEAPQDNPLYVAKVIKNVKIAPSPLWLQIRLMAAGIRPHNNVVDITNFVLLEYGQPLHAFDYDNFGSKEILIRKAQNGEEIVTLDDAKRTLTDAHLVITNGNMPVALAGVMGGASSEVGNDTTTVLLESAYFAPQAVRQASKDHGLRSEASARFEKGVDPNRVKAAAERAAKLLVEYAGGEVLEGSVVFDEISIEPATVTITLEKINSSLGTAITAEEVKEIFEKLQFGLEMEGTTFIVTAPTRRGDISIEEDLLEEVARLYGYDRIPLTLPTGASQPGGLSPYQLKRRVSRRTLEGAGLYQAITYSLTNERKATQYALVKREPVSLKMPMSEERSKLRLSIVPQLLESISYNVARQMDSIAFYEIGSVFLKNEGQELPHEVEHIAGAMTGLWNNHPWQGEKKSVDFYVAKGILDELFVKLGVLGKIQYQPAQLDDMHPGRTAEILLDEEVLGFVGQVHPEIQKELDLKETYVFELNASTLFGEETEPLQYSSIPRFPSITRDIALVVDSKVLAGDIEAVIVEVGGKLLREVSVFDLYEGEHMEAGKKSVAFSLKYFDPERTLTDEQVVKVHDKVLAAVKEKIGAELRG
- a CDS encoding M42 family metallopeptidase; the encoded protein is MLKELTDAKGVPGNEREVRQVMRKYIEPFADEMMTDGLGSLIAKKIGDENGPKIMIAGHLDEVGFMVTRVDDKGFLRFQTLGGWWSQVMLAQRVTIVTSKGDVTGVIGSKPPHILPLEARKKAVDIKDMFIDIGASSKEEATEWGIRPGDMVVPYFEFTVMNNEKMLLAKAWDNRIGCAIAIDVLKNLQGTDHPNIVYGVGTVQEEVALRGARTSASVIKPDIGFAVDVGIAGDTPGISAKDAPCKMGEGPQIILYDASMISHKGLRDFVTNTADDMEIPYQFDSIPGGGTDSGAIHLTANGVPALTITIATRYIHSHAAMLHRDDYENTVKLITEIIKRLDKDTVAKITFD